One genomic window of Thermococcus indicus includes the following:
- a CDS encoding [protein ADP-ribosylglutamate] hydrolase — protein MFSFEIVRGDITRFPAEAIVNAANRYLEHGGGVAYAIAKAAAGDAREYIRVSKEAMREQLGKDSIEHGEVVVTPAMRLEKFGIKYVIHTVGPYCGGVWDEDKKEKLRKAIMGALKKADGLGVKTIAFPAISAGIYGCPLEEVVRTFKEVVDGFSREARSVERIYLVLYSEDAYRKACSALWG, from the coding sequence ATGTTCTCCTTTGAGATTGTCCGTGGAGACATAACCCGCTTTCCGGCCGAGGCCATAGTCAATGCCGCCAACCGCTATCTGGAACACGGCGGCGGTGTGGCCTACGCTATAGCCAAGGCCGCTGCTGGAGACGCCCGCGAGTACATCAGGGTAAGCAAGGAGGCCATGAGGGAGCAGCTCGGAAAGGACTCCATCGAGCACGGTGAGGTCGTCGTAACCCCTGCGATGAGGCTCGAAAAGTTTGGGATTAAATACGTCATCCACACGGTCGGGCCCTATTGCGGCGGCGTCTGGGACGAGGACAAGAAGGAGAAGCTCCGAAAAGCAATTATGGGGGCGCTGAAGAAGGCCGATGGGCTGGGTGTTAAAACAATAGCCTTCCCGGCCATAAGCGCCGGAATCTACGGCTGTCCGCTGGAGGAGGTCGTGAGGACGTTCAAGGAGGTTGTTGATGGGTTTTCAAGGGAAGCGAGGAGTGTGGAGAGGATTTACCTGGTGCTGTACTCGGAGGATGCCTACCGAAAGGCGTGTTCTGCTCTATGGGGATAA
- a CDS encoding transcriptional regulator — protein MAKVKVITDPEVIKLMLEDTRRKILGLLRNKEMTISQLSEILGKTPQTIYHHIEKLKEAGLVEVKRTEMKGNLVEKYYGRTADAFYINMYLGDEELRYFARSRLKIKLEIFKALGYEFDDEELLNTMDELLKKEHEFKTEISKEIEANEEALKDFSNEDIIHAIEWLAMARMGRDEETLALLKKLGEILKK, from the coding sequence ATGGCGAAGGTTAAGGTCATAACAGACCCGGAAGTTATAAAGCTGATGCTTGAGGACACGAGGAGGAAGATCCTCGGACTGCTCCGCAACAAGGAGATGACCATCTCTCAGCTGAGCGAGATACTGGGGAAGACGCCCCAGACGATATACCACCACATCGAGAAGCTCAAGGAAGCCGGTTTAGTCGAGGTCAAGAGGACGGAGATGAAGGGCAACCTGGTGGAGAAGTACTACGGAAGAACGGCCGATGCCTTCTACATCAACATGTACCTCGGAGACGAGGAGCTCCGCTACTTCGCACGCTCGAGGCTCAAGATAAAGCTGGAGATATTCAAGGCCCTTGGCTACGAGTTCGATGACGAGGAGCTGCTCAACACAATGGACGAGCTTCTCAAAAAGGAGCACGAGTTCAAGACGGAGATATCAAAGGAGATCGAGGCCAACGAGGAGGCGCTCAAAGACTTCTCCAACGAGGACATCATCCACGCCATCGAGTGGCTGGCAATGGCCAGGATGGGCCGCGACGAGGAGACCCTGGCGCTCTTGAAGAAGCTGGGAGAAATACTTAAAAAATAA
- a CDS encoding ATP-binding protein, with amino-acid sequence MLREFVNRRDELSTLEELWGRRGLTLVLVYGRRRVGKTRLLEEFSKDKERIFVIFEDKPREYNFKLLSSKVSEFLGFNVEVHDFPSLFALLKRLNRGRILLILDEFSYLIKKDGGILSELSRAIEENRDMDALVVVSGSYVSLLEREFFSYSSPIYGRSDANIKVQPLKFKHLFEWFDSSVEDLVKIYSVTGGTPKYLEFFSGRNVEEEIKASFFNSSAFLFREARALLSEELRELSTYLAILEAIARGNTRVTQIANFCYMKENRVVPYLRVLGELGIVGKATPLFGKKGIYEIADNYFLFWSRFVSPYYGEIEGNFVEAAIEDFERNFNTFLGKPFEEIAKEFLIEAKGKNLLPFRFTKIGRWWHRGEEIDLVALNESSKKALFIEVKWKELGLRDARRILRNLERKAELVGLEDYEKHFGIIAKKIEGKENLELAFDLRDFEGIPLSERTGERNEKSRS; translated from the coding sequence ATGCTTAGAGAATTTGTCAACCGCCGGGATGAGCTAAGTACCCTCGAAGAACTCTGGGGAAGGAGAGGGTTAACCCTGGTTCTGGTCTACGGAAGGCGAAGGGTTGGGAAAACGAGGCTCCTTGAGGAGTTTTCAAAGGACAAGGAGAGGATTTTCGTCATCTTTGAGGACAAGCCGAGGGAGTACAACTTCAAACTCCTCTCAAGCAAAGTCTCCGAGTTCCTAGGATTCAACGTCGAGGTTCATGATTTTCCTTCGCTGTTCGCTCTCCTAAAAAGGCTGAACCGTGGGAGGATACTGCTCATTCTTGACGAGTTCTCGTATCTAATCAAAAAAGATGGGGGAATTCTCAGCGAGCTTTCAAGGGCCATCGAGGAGAACAGAGACATGGACGCCCTGGTGGTTGTTTCGGGTTCCTACGTTTCCCTCCTTGAGAGGGAGTTCTTCAGCTACTCAAGCCCAATCTACGGAAGGAGCGACGCAAACATCAAAGTTCAACCATTGAAATTCAAACACCTCTTCGAATGGTTCGATTCGAGCGTTGAGGACCTCGTGAAAATATACTCCGTAACCGGTGGAACCCCGAAGTACCTCGAATTCTTCAGCGGAAGGAACGTCGAGGAGGAGATAAAGGCCAGCTTCTTTAATTCCTCGGCCTTTCTCTTCAGAGAGGCGAGAGCCCTTTTAAGCGAGGAGCTGAGGGAGCTGTCAACCTATCTGGCAATTCTAGAGGCGATAGCGAGGGGCAACACGAGGGTCACACAGATAGCGAACTTCTGCTACATGAAGGAGAACCGGGTAGTGCCCTACCTGAGGGTTCTCGGCGAGCTAGGGATTGTTGGAAAGGCAACCCCCCTTTTCGGAAAGAAGGGAATCTACGAGATAGCGGACAACTACTTCCTCTTCTGGTCGCGCTTTGTCAGCCCCTACTACGGGGAGATTGAGGGAAACTTCGTCGAGGCGGCAATCGAAGATTTTGAGAGAAACTTCAACACCTTCCTCGGGAAGCCCTTCGAGGAAATCGCGAAGGAGTTCCTGATTGAGGCGAAGGGAAAAAATCTCCTACCATTCAGATTCACAAAGATTGGCAGGTGGTGGCACAGGGGAGAGGAGATTGACCTGGTGGCCTTAAACGAGAGCTCAAAGAAAGCCCTCTTCATCGAAGTCAAGTGGAAGGAGCTTGGATTAAGGGACGCGCGGAGAATCCTCCGAAACCTTGAGAGGAAGGCCGAACTCGTTGGGCTTGAGGATTACGAGAAGCACTTCGGAATAATCGCGAAAAAGATCGAGGGGAAAGAAAACCTCGAACTGGCCTTTGACCTGAGGGACTTTGAGGGGATTCCACTCAGTGAAAGAACTGGAGAAAGGAACGAAAAGAGTAGGAGCTAA
- a CDS encoding DUF835 domain-containing protein, which yields MIELIFGAAFLVSYVLLFYNYHLTGRKALVYYALAWFSLSIHFFVPRESIYAVGLAFFAFFIWLGNIRASDELLCSLRYSRELRYFSVIPVAGLIFLFPEHSLVSFTVLSASVMFSGIYLVLTKNSDLKLMGLLEILFAATSFLRGYYFSNSYVGLVEALLAFVLSYVSIKTFLDSSFIGEFEVMDVKTELKPGVVMLESVPEDIFEGALVFSRQRRESPNWFWITKVSDGGISPTNLPKILDIAVKFMKRANEHGKRPVIVMDGLEYLILENGFPTVIKFLTTMRDYALLHNATIVVVGDDSFLDERERRILHKLLE from the coding sequence ATGATCGAGCTGATTTTTGGAGCGGCGTTCCTCGTGTCGTACGTTTTACTCTTCTACAACTATCACCTTACTGGACGGAAGGCGCTAGTTTACTACGCGCTGGCCTGGTTCAGCCTTTCGATACACTTCTTTGTTCCGAGGGAATCCATATACGCTGTCGGTCTCGCTTTCTTCGCGTTCTTTATCTGGCTTGGGAACATCAGGGCTTCGGATGAGCTCCTGTGCTCCCTTAGATATTCCCGGGAGCTTAGGTACTTCTCCGTTATTCCTGTGGCGGGGTTGATCTTCCTGTTTCCTGAACATTCGTTGGTTTCCTTTACTGTTCTCTCGGCGAGTGTAATGTTCTCGGGGATTTACTTAGTCCTTACTAAAAATAGTGATCTGAAACTGATGGGGCTCCTGGAGATACTCTTTGCCGCCACTTCTTTCCTTAGAGGTTACTACTTTTCCAATTCATATGTTGGTCTGGTTGAGGCTCTCCTGGCATTTGTCCTCTCCTACGTTTCAATAAAGACCTTCCTAGATAGCTCATTCATCGGCGAGTTTGAGGTGATGGATGTAAAAACCGAGCTGAAGCCAGGTGTTGTCATGCTTGAGTCCGTTCCTGAGGATATCTTTGAGGGCGCTTTGGTATTTTCAAGGCAGAGGAGGGAGTCCCCCAACTGGTTCTGGATAACCAAGGTTTCCGATGGGGGAATCTCACCCACCAACCTTCCCAAGATACTTGACATCGCTGTTAAATTCATGAAAAGGGCCAATGAGCACGGAAAGCGCCCGGTCATAGTCATGGATGGCCTTGAGTACCTGATTCTTGAGAATGGATTCCCCACGGTTATCAAATTCCTGACAACGATGAGGGACTACGCTCTGCTCCACAATGCGACCATCGTTGTAGTGGGGGACGATTCCTTTCTGGATGAGCGGGAGAGGAGGATACTCCACAAACTCCTCGAGTAA
- a CDS encoding NAD(P)H-hydrate dehydratase has translation MRIEDVYIWDINAKWLGITPYQLMENAGAGVARTIEKRFGTGLRVAVFSGTGNNGGDGFVAARHLSFDNDVTLFLVGDEAKIRSEEARHNWEILKGLDFVEIRLLKDSAYVKSLDLGGFDVIVDALLGAGTRGEPREPIRSAIEKINEYAGRAKIVSVDLPSGYPSRIRVKADFAVTFQWDKEEYGGFERVIVKIGYPKELYHLVGPGDAKFALRKRGEHKGQNGKLLIIGGSGDYYGAPYLASKGAGYLVDLVYLAMPSEPAKRISDPDLILRPIEGQNFSPGHVHELLSIAQKVNAVVIGPGIGLAEETKEFVREFIKRCEKPMVIDADALKAITEDLSVLNGKTFVLTPHAGEFNVLFGVKPEGSLMEKAEVVKGEAGEVGGVILLKGAYDIISDGKTWKYNRTGNRGMTTGGTGDVLAGLVGALLALGNEPLRAASAGAFLNGLAGDMVKEELGENFTALEVAKKVPHAVRWVMEF, from the coding sequence ATGCGCATCGAGGACGTTTACATCTGGGACATCAACGCCAAGTGGCTTGGGATTACCCCCTACCAGCTCATGGAAAACGCCGGAGCGGGCGTTGCCAGGACGATTGAGAAGCGCTTTGGGACGGGACTGAGGGTGGCGGTCTTCTCAGGCACCGGAAACAACGGTGGGGACGGCTTCGTCGCGGCCAGACACCTCAGCTTCGACAACGACGTTACACTCTTCCTCGTTGGAGACGAGGCAAAGATAAGGAGCGAGGAGGCAAGGCACAACTGGGAGATACTCAAGGGCCTCGACTTTGTGGAGATTAGGCTTCTCAAGGATTCCGCCTACGTAAAGTCCCTCGACCTGGGCGGCTTCGACGTGATAGTCGATGCCCTTCTTGGGGCCGGCACAAGGGGCGAGCCGCGCGAACCGATACGCTCTGCGATAGAGAAAATCAACGAATACGCGGGAAGGGCGAAGATAGTTAGCGTTGATCTGCCGAGCGGGTATCCCTCCCGGATTCGCGTCAAGGCAGACTTCGCGGTGACCTTCCAGTGGGACAAGGAGGAATACGGGGGCTTTGAGAGGGTGATAGTCAAGATAGGCTATCCAAAGGAGCTCTACCACCTCGTCGGGCCGGGCGATGCGAAGTTCGCGTTGAGGAAGAGGGGCGAGCACAAGGGGCAGAACGGTAAACTGCTCATCATCGGCGGGAGCGGGGACTACTACGGTGCTCCCTACCTTGCTTCCAAGGGGGCGGGCTACCTCGTCGATTTGGTTTACCTCGCGATGCCCTCCGAACCGGCGAAGAGGATAAGCGACCCCGACCTGATCCTCAGGCCCATTGAGGGACAAAACTTCTCGCCGGGGCACGTCCATGAACTTCTGAGCATAGCCCAAAAGGTAAATGCCGTCGTCATCGGCCCTGGAATCGGTCTCGCCGAGGAAACGAAGGAGTTCGTGAGGGAATTCATCAAGCGCTGTGAGAAGCCGATGGTCATAGATGCCGATGCCCTGAAGGCCATAACTGAGGACTTGAGCGTTCTCAATGGAAAAACCTTCGTCCTGACGCCCCACGCGGGTGAGTTCAATGTCCTCTTTGGGGTGAAGCCTGAGGGTTCACTCATGGAGAAGGCCGAAGTGGTGAAAGGGGAGGCCGGCGAGGTTGGCGGTGTTATCCTTCTCAAAGGTGCCTACGACATCATCAGCGACGGAAAGACCTGGAAGTACAACAGAACCGGGAACAGGGGAATGACCACTGGTGGAACCGGAGATGTCCTGGCCGGCCTTGTTGGCGCCTTGCTGGCTTTGGGCAACGAACCGTTGAGGGCCGCTTCCGCTGGTGCCTTCCTCAACGGCCTCGCCGGGGACATGGTGAAGGAAGAGCTCGGCGAGAACTTCACCGCTTTAGAGGTTGCGAAGAAAGTGCCGCACGCGGTTAGGTGGGTGATGGAGTTCTAA
- a CDS encoding acetate--CoA ligase family protein, which yields MEAPRLDFLFYPKSVAVIGASNVPGKIGNAIMRSITLNFDGKVYAVNVKGGEVEVNGKKFQVYRSIKEIPGEVDVAVIAVPAKFVPDVIDECGEKGVKSAVVISAGFKEAGRVELEEELVKRARKWGIRVVGPNCLGVTNLENGFDCNFNPPERQARPPFGKVAFMSQSGAFGAAILDWAASHKIGMSKFISLGNMADLDESDFIAYLGEDEKTGVITGYIEGVKDGRKFFNIAKEVTLKKPIIILKAGRTEAGAKAAASHTGSLAGSFKIYEAAFEQTGVLSAKSMRQLFNYAKALAMQKPAKGNRVAIVTNGGGAGVMMSDGLLEKGMKLAELSEETNERFRKDIEEGKLPHHMSYRNPIDVIGDAPSSRYEIAMRYALEDPNVDVLVVIALFQSPALDEGIVEAMARMQEYGKPIVFVAPGGDYPHKMARNIELKGVPVYETVEDGVDAVYALVKYGEWLRENGKL from the coding sequence ATGGAGGCTCCAAGGCTCGATTTCCTGTTTTATCCGAAGAGCGTCGCGGTCATCGGGGCGTCAAACGTCCCGGGAAAGATAGGAAACGCGATAATGCGCTCGATAACGCTCAACTTCGATGGAAAGGTCTACGCCGTCAACGTCAAGGGCGGCGAGGTCGAGGTCAACGGAAAGAAGTTCCAGGTTTACAGGAGCATCAAGGAGATACCGGGCGAGGTTGACGTCGCGGTCATAGCGGTTCCCGCGAAGTTCGTCCCGGACGTCATAGACGAGTGCGGCGAGAAGGGAGTTAAGAGCGCCGTCGTCATCTCGGCAGGCTTTAAGGAGGCCGGAAGGGTTGAACTCGAGGAGGAGCTTGTTAAGCGCGCGAGGAAGTGGGGCATAAGGGTCGTTGGTCCGAACTGTCTCGGCGTTACGAACCTCGAGAACGGCTTCGACTGCAACTTCAACCCGCCGGAGAGGCAGGCCAGGCCGCCCTTCGGAAAGGTCGCCTTCATGAGCCAGAGCGGTGCCTTCGGCGCTGCAATCCTCGACTGGGCGGCGAGCCACAAGATAGGCATGAGCAAGTTCATCAGCCTCGGCAACATGGCCGACCTCGATGAGAGCGACTTCATAGCGTACCTCGGCGAGGACGAGAAGACCGGCGTCATAACAGGCTACATCGAGGGCGTCAAGGACGGAAGGAAGTTCTTCAACATAGCGAAGGAGGTCACGCTCAAGAAGCCCATCATCATCCTCAAGGCCGGAAGAACCGAAGCCGGCGCCAAGGCTGCCGCAAGCCACACCGGTTCCCTCGCCGGTTCGTTCAAGATATACGAGGCGGCTTTTGAACAGACGGGTGTTCTCTCGGCCAAGAGCATGCGCCAGCTCTTCAACTACGCGAAGGCCTTAGCCATGCAGAAGCCGGCCAAAGGAAACCGCGTGGCTATAGTTACTAACGGCGGTGGAGCGGGAGTCATGATGAGCGACGGCCTGCTCGAGAAGGGAATGAAGCTCGCGGAGCTGAGCGAAGAAACCAACGAGCGCTTTAGGAAAGACATCGAGGAAGGCAAGCTCCCGCACCACATGAGCTACAGGAACCCGATAGACGTCATCGGCGACGCCCCGTCGAGCCGTTATGAGATAGCCATGCGCTATGCCCTCGAAGACCCGAACGTCGATGTCCTCGTCGTCATAGCGCTCTTCCAGAGCCCGGCCCTCGATGAGGGAATCGTCGAGGCGATGGCGAGAATGCAGGAGTACGGCAAGCCCATAGTCTTCGTGGCTCCGGGTGGAGACTACCCGCACAAGATGGCCAGGAACATCGAACTCAAGGGCGTTCCGGTTTACGAGACCGTCGAGGACGGTGTCGATGCGGTCTATGCCCTCGTCAAGTACGGCGAGTGGCTGAGAGAGAACGGAAAGCTCTGA
- a CDS encoding amidohydrolase family protein produces the protein MSVLIKNGYVVYGESFEVVKADVLIEGNRIVKVARDINEAADTVIDARGKVVSPGFINLHTHSPMGLFRGLADDLPLMDWLQNHIWPREAKLTREYAKVGAYLGALEMIKTGTTTSLDMYFFMDAVAEVVLESGLRGYLSYGMIDLGDPEKTEKELKEALRTMEFIEKLGSDRVHFVFGPHAPYTCSIALLKEVRRLANEHGKMITIHMSETMAEIGQITERYGKSPVVLLDEIGFLGSDVIIAHGVWLDARDIQILARHGVTVAHNPGSNMKLASGVMPLQRLLNAGVNVGLGTDGSASNNNLDMLDEMKLAALLHKVHNLDPTVADAKTVFRMATINGAKALRLNAGVIKEGYLADIAIIDFNQPHLRPINNVVSHLVYSANGNDVETTIVDGKILMLDREVLTLDEEKILSEAEKTIGKLA, from the coding sequence ATGAGCGTTCTCATCAAGAACGGTTACGTTGTCTACGGCGAGAGCTTTGAGGTCGTAAAGGCTGACGTTCTCATCGAGGGGAATCGAATCGTCAAAGTGGCCAGAGACATCAACGAGGCAGCCGATACCGTCATCGATGCGAGGGGGAAGGTCGTTTCCCCGGGCTTCATAAACCTCCACACCCATTCCCCGATGGGCCTCTTCCGCGGCCTGGCCGACGATCTGCCCCTCATGGACTGGCTCCAGAACCACATATGGCCGCGTGAGGCGAAGCTCACGAGGGAGTACGCCAAGGTTGGGGCCTACCTCGGAGCGCTGGAGATGATAAAGACCGGCACGACGACCTCCCTTGACATGTACTTCTTCATGGACGCCGTTGCCGAGGTGGTTCTTGAGTCCGGCCTCAGAGGCTACCTCTCCTACGGGATGATAGACCTCGGAGACCCCGAGAAGACCGAGAAGGAACTCAAAGAGGCCCTCCGCACGATGGAGTTCATCGAGAAGCTCGGCTCCGACAGGGTTCACTTCGTCTTCGGGCCCCACGCGCCCTACACCTGCTCGATAGCCCTGCTCAAGGAGGTAAGAAGGCTCGCGAACGAGCACGGGAAGATGATAACGATCCACATGAGCGAGACCATGGCAGAGATAGGCCAGATAACCGAGCGCTACGGAAAGAGCCCGGTGGTTCTGCTCGACGAGATTGGCTTCCTGGGAAGCGATGTTATCATCGCCCACGGCGTCTGGCTCGATGCGAGGGATATACAGATTCTAGCGAGGCACGGAGTTACAGTTGCCCACAACCCCGGCTCAAACATGAAGCTCGCGAGCGGCGTCATGCCCCTCCAGAGGCTCCTGAACGCTGGAGTTAACGTTGGCCTCGGAACCGATGGAAGTGCAAGCAACAACAACCTCGACATGCTCGACGAGATGAAGCTGGCCGCTCTGCTTCACAAGGTCCACAACCTCGACCCGACGGTTGCCGATGCCAAGACTGTCTTCAGGATGGCCACCATCAACGGGGCCAAAGCCCTGCGCCTCAACGCCGGCGTCATAAAGGAGGGCTACCTGGCGGACATAGCAATCATCGACTTTAACCAGCCCCACCTGAGACCGATAAACAACGTGGTTAGCCACCTCGTCTACTCGGCCAATGGAAACGACGTCGAGACGACGATAGTCGACGGGAAGATCCTCATGCTCGACAGGGAAGTTTTAACGCTCGACGAGGAGAAAATCCTGAGCGAAGCGGAAAAAACGATAGGAAAACTGGCTTAG
- a CDS encoding S-layer protein, producing the protein MTIYGDGEKLSIEPQVSDDGCVSYPLPTSRYNKLTVEYNLPTTVARRPIDYVQYRGDDFILIRPDIFQPKIQPEVPPAVTKIKLHVIPSENWDVITPGKDRFYDSTGDIFFRGYIIVSKAGAFFKYTKYTKHGTRIEIYVHKSIKDAYKIEKQTVKLFEYYENLFETPSPYGVYMVVFLPWPRDLPIWGGECQYGQAVSFKPNWGIQDIRYTALPHQMFHVWEGWPPEGIRGVTEANWQWEGINEYYVAKSLVNMNIIPSYRESPLIWYYDVYKDMRQTEYDVPVSEGYKYFDKRVSWSAFSAGAEIVYRKGALVAMLLDLEIQKATGGKKSLDDVEKEKFKEFRGFKKLYTNEDLLRIVNNVTGKDFSWFFEKYVWGTEKLPIDKYFEDYDNDGIINIDENSWRATIVYGDGRVDSEYARALKQQSVDNNLITDREEVPDTLFPLILVGGPLANNLTKFYLENHFNLSITNDYPGRGKGIIAVKNINGRDVIILAGSDRWGTRAVVELFGKMENYPTEILVVDWNNGSPIIVERIPWND; encoded by the coding sequence GTGACGATATATGGAGACGGAGAGAAACTAAGCATAGAACCTCAAGTTTCGGATGACGGATGCGTCAGTTATCCCCTTCCAACATCGAGATATAACAAGCTAACGGTCGAATACAACCTTCCAACAACAGTTGCAAGAAGACCAATTGACTATGTACAATACAGAGGAGACGACTTTATTTTAATACGACCTGACATATTTCAACCCAAGATACAACCAGAAGTTCCCCCGGCGGTTACAAAAATAAAATTACATGTAATACCATCTGAAAACTGGGATGTGATAACCCCTGGCAAAGATAGATTTTATGATAGCACTGGAGATATATTTTTTAGAGGATATATTATTGTCTCAAAAGCAGGAGCATTTTTTAAGTATACCAAATACACTAAACATGGGACACGGATAGAGATTTACGTCCATAAATCAATCAAAGACGCGTACAAGATTGAAAAGCAAACCGTTAAGCTCTTTGAATACTACGAGAATCTCTTCGAGACACCTTCCCCCTATGGAGTCTACATGGTTGTGTTTTTACCTTGGCCCAGAGACCTACCGATATGGGGTGGTGAATGTCAGTACGGACAGGCTGTAAGTTTTAAACCCAATTGGGGAATCCAAGACATCAGATATACTGCTCTACCCCACCAGATGTTTCACGTATGGGAAGGATGGCCACCTGAAGGAATAAGAGGCGTAACAGAAGCAAATTGGCAATGGGAGGGAATAAACGAATATTACGTAGCAAAGTCATTAGTCAATATGAACATAATTCCCAGTTATCGGGAGTCTCCCCTAATCTGGTATTACGACGTCTACAAAGACATGAGACAAACTGAATACGATGTCCCCGTCTCAGAGGGCTACAAATACTTTGACAAGCGAGTGAGTTGGAGCGCTTTTTCAGCGGGGGCAGAGATAGTATACAGAAAGGGAGCACTCGTTGCCATGCTCCTCGACCTTGAAATCCAAAAAGCCACGGGGGGTAAAAAGTCCCTCGATGACGTGGAGAAAGAAAAATTCAAAGAGTTTAGAGGATTCAAAAAACTGTACACAAACGAAGACCTTCTCAGGATTGTAAACAACGTAACAGGGAAAGACTTCTCATGGTTCTTCGAAAAATACGTGTGGGGCACTGAGAAACTTCCGATAGACAAGTACTTCGAGGACTACGACAACGATGGCATAATAAACATAGACGAGAACTCATGGAGGGCAACAATAGTCTACGGTGACGGAAGAGTTGATTCCGAGTACGCAAGAGCCCTGAAACAGCAGAGCGTGGACAATAACTTGATTACAGACAGGGAAGAAGTGCCAGACACTCTGTTCCCATTAATCTTAGTGGGAGGCCCGTTGGCAAACAACCTAACAAAGTTCTATCTTGAGAACCATTTCAACCTCAGCATCACGAACGACTATCCTGGACGCGGAAAGGGCATAATAGCGGTCAAAAACATAAACGGCAGAGATGTGATAATCTTAGCCGGCTCCGACCGTTGGGGAACCAGGGCTGTGGTAGAGCTCTTCGGAAAAATGGAAAACTACCCAACAGAAATCCTCGTGGTGGACTGGAACAACGGAAGCCCAATAATCGTCGAAAGAATACCCTGGAACGACTGA
- a CDS encoding DUF211 domain-containing protein produces MAKGIRLLVLDVLKPHQPMVTELALGLSELDGVDGVNITLVEIDKETENVKITMAGDNLDYDEIVRTIEEFGGVVHSIDMVAAGRKIVEEGETPQDKLEEY; encoded by the coding sequence ATGGCAAAGGGGATAAGGTTACTGGTTCTGGATGTGCTTAAGCCGCACCAGCCGATGGTGACGGAGCTGGCGCTCGGACTCAGCGAGCTCGACGGGGTCGATGGGGTCAACATAACTCTCGTAGAGATAGACAAGGAGACGGAGAACGTCAAGATAACGATGGCCGGCGACAACCTCGACTACGACGAGATAGTCAGGACGATAGAGGAGTTCGGCGGAGTTGTGCACAGCATAGACATGGTTGCGGCGGGTAGGAAGATCGTCGAGGAGGGAGAAACCCCCCAGGACAAGCTGGAGGAGTACTGA
- a CDS encoding ArsR/SmtB family transcription factor → MREVLIITEPEKVKVLSEETRFRILQLLRQRPMTINELSDALEKDRTTVYRHVKTLEKAGLVEELEAHGNERVYSRAARLFLIKADPDESVEKFRQAYLQVEAEKLVQILEKAGFKIKNRAELVKLAKEVLDEIEINSQPVLKRISQAGVELTEIELFHLLNMLVFMQSCELCRKAQKAQGMIEDD, encoded by the coding sequence GTGAGGGAAGTTTTGATAATCACAGAGCCCGAGAAGGTGAAGGTGCTCTCGGAAGAGACGCGCTTCAGGATTCTCCAGCTCCTCAGACAGAGACCCATGACCATAAACGAACTGAGTGACGCCCTGGAAAAGGACAGAACAACGGTCTACCGCCACGTCAAGACCCTGGAGAAAGCAGGACTCGTTGAGGAACTGGAAGCCCACGGAAACGAGAGGGTCTACTCCAGGGCCGCCAGGCTGTTCCTCATCAAGGCAGACCCGGACGAGAGCGTGGAGAAGTTCAGACAGGCATACCTCCAGGTAGAGGCTGAGAAGCTCGTTCAGATCCTAGAGAAAGCGGGTTTCAAGATAAAAAACAGGGCGGAGCTGGTAAAACTCGCCAAAGAGGTCCTGGATGAGATAGAGATCAACTCCCAGCCAGTTCTCAAGAGAATATCCCAGGCGGGCGTGGAACTCACGGAGATAGAGCTCTTCCACCTCCTCAACATGCTCGTCTTCATGCAGAGCTGCGAACTGTGCAGAAAAGCCCAAAAGGCCCAAGGGATGATTGAAGACGACTGA